DNA from Krasilnikovia cinnamomea:
GACGGGGACATCCAGGGGCAAGAAGGGCTATGGCCGTGACCGCCGAGGACCGGCTGAAACACAGACGCATCTCCCTGTTTCAGCACACACCCATACGAACACACACCAGTACGGCCCGGATCTTGGCTCAGCGGCGCTCTCAGCGGGCCGTTCTCGCGGCCTCTGCTGGTACGACTCCCTGACCCTCCACAGACGACCACTTCTGTCAGAAACGCCATCACCGCAGGTTGTAGCGCAGTCAACGCCATCGAAGGAGGTACGGCACTCATGCAAAACCGCAACTTTCTGACGCTCGCCGAGTTCCTCGCCGAGCTGGACGTGCCGAAGTCGACCTTCTTCCGCTGGAAGGCCATCGGCGAGGCGCCCCGTACCTACAAGCTGCCCAACGGGCAGCTCCGAATCCGCCGTACCGACTTCGATGCCTGGATGGCCGCGCGTGAGGAGCCGCAAGCAGCATGAACACCAGTTATGACGTGCGCGTGTGGAAGATCCGAGAGCACAAGGGCAAGGACCGGAAGACCGGCAAGCCGCGCAGTACGTACCGGGTGCGTTGGCTGGTCGCGGGGGTGGACCACGGCAAGAGCTACCAGACGAGGGCGCTCGCCGAGAGCTTCCGTTCCAAGCTGATCACAGCGCAGCGGGAGGGTGTCACATTCGACGTGGTGAGCGGCCTGCCCGAGCCGATGGCCCGCGAGCTGAACAGCCGGTCATGGTTCGAGCACGCCGTGGCCTACGTGGACATGAAGTGGCCCCGCGCCTCAGCGAAGCACCGGAAGGGCATTGCCGAGAGCCTGGCTCAGGCGACGATGGCCCTCTTCGCTACTGA
Protein-coding regions in this window:
- a CDS encoding helix-turn-helix transcriptional regulator, with amino-acid sequence MQNRNFLTLAEFLAELDVPKSTFFRWKAIGEAPRTYKLPNGQLRIRRTDFDAWMAAREEPQAA